A single window of Syntrophorhabdaceae bacterium DNA harbors:
- a CDS encoding 4-carboxy-4-hydroxy-2-oxoadipate aldolase/oxaloacetate decarboxylase — protein MAQVVTRIERPSQHTIDQFRTLGTATVHEASGRKGYIDCAIKPLAAGVRICGPAFTVECHPRDNLMLHKALEKALPGDIIVASVGGLYNAGYFGGLMATSAMGRKIGGLAIDGSIRDSEEIVKMGFPIFCRGFCILGTGKTGPGTVNHPILFGGCVVKPGDLILGDADGMVVVDRNECEAVLKKSLDRVDMEEKKSGQLAAGVSSVEFNKLGKNFEFLGIQED, from the coding sequence ATGGCTCAGGTCGTCACACGGATTGAAAGGCCATCGCAACACACCATAGATCAGTTCCGCACGCTTGGCACCGCAACAGTGCATGAGGCGTCGGGCAGGAAGGGATATATCGACTGCGCCATCAAGCCGCTCGCCGCGGGGGTCAGGATTTGCGGCCCCGCCTTCACGGTCGAGTGCCATCCGAGGGATAATCTCATGCTCCACAAGGCCCTGGAAAAGGCCCTGCCCGGTGACATCATCGTCGCGTCAGTTGGCGGGCTTTACAATGCGGGCTATTTCGGAGGCCTCATGGCCACCTCAGCCATGGGCAGGAAGATAGGTGGCCTTGCAATCGACGGCTCGATTCGCGATTCCGAAGAGATCGTCAAAATGGGGTTCCCCATATTCTGCAGAGGCTTTTGCATTCTCGGAACAGGGAAGACAGGACCGGGCACAGTGAACCACCCGATCCTCTTTGGCGGATGCGTGGTGAAACCCGGCGACCTGATCCTGGGTGATGCTGACGGCATGGTGGTTGTGGACCGCAATGAATGCGAGGCCGTGCTCAAGAAATCATTGGACCGGGTAGATATGGAAGAGAAAAAATCTGGCCAGCTTGCGGCCGGCGTGTCGAGTGTGGAGTTTAACAAGCTTGGCAAGAACTTCGAATTTTTAGGCATACAAGAGGACTAA
- a CDS encoding GntR family transcriptional regulator codes for MKNGGPKSKKTIVYENLKKRIITNVLKPGEPLNEILLSKELKISKTPVREAIQQLEKEGLVENVQGKGSFISQFSLQDIRELFEMREMLECAVIRRVAQKADFDMNRAKLICDKFQSAEPEKSTTQKGFINAGDQIHTFFFEALGNKKLLEFYKGLQEQIIRMRHVLLNQVDEERSQASYKEHLETIEAVMEKDPDRAEKAMKNHLQNSVEYLKRVI; via the coding sequence ATGAAAAATGGCGGTCCGAAAAGCAAAAAGACGATTGTCTATGAGAATCTGAAAAAAAGGATAATTACGAACGTTCTTAAACCCGGGGAGCCTCTGAATGAGATTCTTCTGTCCAAAGAACTGAAGATCAGCAAAACACCGGTCCGGGAAGCCATACAACAGCTTGAGAAGGAAGGCCTGGTGGAAAATGTCCAGGGGAAAGGATCATTTATTTCCCAGTTCTCTTTGCAGGATATCCGTGAGCTTTTCGAGATGCGGGAGATGCTGGAATGCGCTGTGATCCGGCGCGTGGCCCAGAAGGCCGATTTCGACATGAACAGGGCGAAACTCATTTGTGACAAATTTCAATCCGCCGAGCCGGAAAAGAGTACGACTCAGAAGGGTTTTATCAACGCCGGCGATCAGATTCACACGTTCTTCTTCGAAGCCCTAGGGAACAAGAAGCTCCTCGAGTTCTACAAGGGCCTTCAGGAGCAGATCATACGTATGCGCCACGTGCTTTTGAACCAGGTTGATGAGGAACGGTCCCAGGCATCCTACAAGGAACATCTCGAAACCATCGAAGCGGTAATGGAAAAGGATCCTGACAGGGCTGAAAAGGCTATGAAGAACCACCTGCAGAACTCGGTTGAGTACCTAAAACGGGTCATTTAA
- a CDS encoding site-2 protease family protein has product MRNRLWLHILLFFLTICTTFFVGGPLYSLAIMTILLSHEMGHYFMTRRYGVPSTLPYFIPFPMSPFGTFGALIRMKGNMTDRKALFDIGVAGPLAGFVVSLPFIILGIKLSKVEVVVNGPGFEQLGDPLLFKILEGMIVGEIPRSFDLVLHPFAYAGWVGLFVTALNLLPVGQLDGGHVLYSVFGDRSRTVYRMVIVMLLALAVFYNPGWLFVSILLLIFGRHHPPPFDTETGLDTKRKVIAVIVLAIFVLSFMPAPFPEFSNVNIFSVFKKGAIFR; this is encoded by the coding sequence ATGCGTAACAGGCTCTGGCTTCACATTCTTCTGTTTTTTCTCACCATCTGCACCACGTTTTTTGTGGGAGGGCCGCTTTACAGTCTCGCTATTATGACGATCCTGCTCTCCCATGAGATGGGACACTACTTCATGACGAGACGTTACGGAGTGCCGTCCACGCTGCCGTACTTTATCCCTTTCCCCATGAGTCCCTTCGGCACATTCGGAGCGCTCATCAGGATGAAGGGGAATATGACGGACAGAAAGGCACTCTTCGACATCGGGGTGGCGGGCCCTCTGGCAGGGTTTGTCGTGTCGCTCCCTTTTATCATCCTAGGAATCAAGTTGTCTAAGGTCGAAGTCGTGGTCAACGGCCCCGGGTTCGAACAGCTCGGAGACCCGCTGCTCTTCAAAATTCTCGAGGGCATGATCGTGGGTGAGATTCCGCGGAGCTTCGATCTGGTCCTGCACCCATTTGCCTATGCGGGGTGGGTCGGGCTCTTTGTCACGGCCCTCAACCTCCTTCCGGTAGGACAGCTTGACGGGGGACACGTGCTCTACAGCGTATTTGGAGATAGAAGCAGGACAGTTTATCGCATGGTCATCGTCATGCTCCTTGCGCTTGCCGTTTTCTACAACCCCGGATGGCTCTTTGTCTCTATCCTCCTCCTTATCTTCGGCAGGCACCATCCGCCGCCTTTCGATACCGAGACGGGTCTTGATACAAAAAGAAAGGTCATCGCCGTTATTGTGCTCGCCATATTTGTGCTCTCATTCATGCCCGCTCCTTTTCCAGAATTTAGTAACGTGAACATATTTAGTGTGTTCAAGAAGGGCGCAATTTTTCGATAA